In Bombyx mori chromosome 11, ASM3026992v2, one genomic interval encodes:
- the NGR-A7 gene encoding neuropeptide receptor A7 (The RefSeq protein has 1 substitution compared to this genomic sequence), which produces MNETIVNYTDLNISNISEKITNATANGLPPFQANSHENIIDNKWVQAMFCVIYTIIFVLGLLGNILVCFVVIRNKAMQTVTNLFISNLALSDILLCIFAIPFTPLYTFRGTWSWGSLLCHIMPFAQGCSVYISTLTLMSIAIDRFFVIIYPFRPRMKIETCITVIIMIWTFSITVTTPYAIFMTYYDFKFGKFCEETWPSERLRRIFGSVTSVMQFVLPFIVIAVCYICVSFKLNDRAKAKAASKNSKKEELDKNRKRRTNQMLIAMVTIFGLSWLPLNIINLCNDYYMYAIHLKYYFLIFFVAHVIAMSSTCYNPFIYAWMNENFRKEFKQLIPCIDSSAQTRGNIQMEQLGAGPEKTFNGNTTTDSYLGSSSQRATSFRHKRKPSAAADVEKSGVELNEDLLTVDVKHCHISTSYNLRRESVKLRLINEESFDGTPSQSQF; this is translated from the coding sequence ATGAACGAAACAATTGTAAATTATACCGATTTGAACATCAGCAATATATCGGAAAAAATTACAAATGCGACAGCGAACGGTCTTCCTCCTTTTCAAGCGAACAGCCACGAAAATATAATCGATAACAAATGGGTGCAAGCTATGTTCTGCGTTATTTACACCATCATATTCGTTTTAGGTCTTCTTGGAAATATATTAGTATGTTTTGTTGTCATCAGAAACAAGGCGATGCAGACAGTTACGAATCTTTTCATTAGCAATTTGGCTTTATCCGACATTTTGTTATGTATATTCGCGATTCCCTTTACTCCCCTTTACACGTTCCGAGGCACTTGGAGTTGGGGCTCTTTGTTATGTCACATTATGCCTTTCGCACAGGGATGCAGTGTATACATATCCACGTTGACGCTTATGTCGATAGCAATCGATAGATTCTTCGTCATTATATACCCTTTTAGGCCACGTATGAAAATCGAGACTTGCATTACGGTAATTATTATGATATGGACTTTCTCCATTACCGTTACGACGCCCTACGCTATTTTTATGACCTACTACGACTTCAAGTTCGGAAAATTTTGTGAGGAAACCTGGCCGTCGGAGAGACTGCGGCGCATATTTGGCTCGGTCACATCCGTTATGCAATTCGTTCTACCGTTCATTGTGATAGCGGTCTGTTATATTTGCGTCAGCTTCAAATTGAACGATAGGGCTAAAGCGAAGGCTGCTAGTAAAAATTCGAAGAAAGAGGAACTCGATAAAAACAGGAAACGGAGAACGAACCAAATGCTGATCGCCATGGTAACGATTTTCGGGCTCTCGTGGCTACCTTTGAACATAATCAACTTATGTAACGATTATTACATGTACGCGATACATCTGAAGTATtactttttgatttttttcgtCGCACATGTAATAGCCATGTCGTCGACCTGCTACAATCCTTTTATATACGCGTGGATGAACGAGAATTTTCGTAAGGAATTCAAGCAATTGATTCCGTGTATCGATTCTTCGGCGCAGACGAGAGGAAACATTCAGATGGAACAGCTCAGGGCTGGTCCCGAAAAGACTTTTAACGGTAACACGACGACTGACAGCTATTTAGGATCCAGCTCGCAAAGGGCGACATCGTTCAGACACAAAAGAAAGCCGAGTGCCGCGGCGGACGTAGAGAAAAGTGGCGTCGAACTGAATGAAGATTTATTGACAGTTGACGTGAAGCATTGTCACATTTCAACGAGCTACAATCTAAGGAGGGAATCAGTTAAATTGCGTCTCATCAACGAGGAGTCGTTCGACGGGACGCCGTCTCAAAGTCAATTCTAA